A genomic stretch from Coregonus clupeaformis isolate EN_2021a chromosome 23, ASM2061545v1, whole genome shotgun sequence includes:
- the LOC121536602 gene encoding LIM domain only protein 7 isoform X9: MAADSNKDSLHYRRSLVIAPKTTTQFNQFLPTKDKPAAYVPAPLRKKRAERHEDSRRSWASPMYTEEDGTFTRSKSMTDLAVDLKQVRYEELQKIREQVKENEDQWQDDLTKWKNRRKSFNSDIVKKKEERERSTASTGGGSGGLQRSNWSSIGSRLNSLASLDQDVFEDSAPVRRTFPPRSYTIDNPYPYTTVDRLSTTSSSVPPPKEEAPAATTATNRAGSPSRGNMSDSSDSSDSPSGSGSDITNNTTTVGRTSNYNPYVPAPTPSEKAPSPASRYTSTAKMEETLSTTTTTTPSFLPKAPEPSRPWVGKVSEEVTPSTGGGSPYKQQPQYNSVVMDPKPMPPGVSRVSASLPRSYMRSDSARLTSVVTPRPFGSQSTRVASLPCAYTAPQMGVSQKRVNGETDVTKKPLAPSRYSQVMTSEDEARSLSSSAHSSGGEEEEEEEERERGATPTLAPTLAPSQARIPSPALQTPKVTSPATVSPLSAKDTNQESYADMRISLNQKPNSSRDFGFQTEWDSTGAHITSIQPGSPAELCQLQVGDEVLSVSGQRVAEMSYGKWKSSTEQALQQGSLTMDIRRHGSNNWDRDLPSMPFKSHKTINLTSMDHHPTLIGSTDTTTVNAVNATTSLDFTSRGSMETTKEVTTQPIIDVASNGENGGFRDETVTMRNKEPISMKNLKRRSEFFEQGGSESAISDMPVASIAPSSNHWSWDPEEERRRQEKWQKEQERILQEKYRRDQEKLEEEWRRAQQEAVTEGGRHHQEEPRGLEVDSRNISPLSPLRKPTAPWEDKEAQEKERRRREEEEAQRRQEEEERRRVEEERRREEEEERELLRLQKERKSREKQEDEERRQREEEKLRWQRKEEEREESRRQEAAEQQHREKEKMQEQQQQQWVGDFYGYAKVQPEISMADRAKSKSTPELDDVEKPETKGWYGRSGGMAQRLLEEELRRKADKKAQSLRAASELELERRNILNAMRYREPERVTSSGGLGEMLWSKGQQSLPQAELERQQILQEMKKKTQLSTDNSWIRQRSTTTSKDPTASPIRRGESLDNLDTAPHSSWRSSWTPGSTSSIPNYSRPHSALSGLNTTSSYSGGGYGSGGYGSGGYSGGGAGSRPGSATLPSSLSMSSLRGAGGSNPSSWSQPTPSSLAPTPSPGPEPESRPFSQQRSRSVSGKKICTFCDTVLGKGAAMIIESLGLCYHLTCFKCIDCKSDLGGSEAGAEVRIRNRQLYCNSCYMRFKTGQPNSM; this comes from the exons GACCTCACCAAGTGGAAGAACCGTCGCAAGAGCTTCAACTCTGatattgtgaagaagaaagaggagagggagcggAGCACAGCGAGCACCGGAGGAGGGAGCGGCGGTTTACAGAGGTCCAATTGGAG CTCCATCGGCAGTCGCCTCAACTCCCTCGCCTCCCTGGACCAGGACGTGTTTGAAGACTCCGCCCCGGTCCGCCGCACCTTCCCCCCGAGGAGCTACACCATCGATAACCCCTACCCCTACACCACTGTTGACCGCCTCAGCACCACTAGCTCCTCCGTGCCCCCCCCAAAGGAGGAGGCCCCCGCTGCCACCACGGCAACCAACAGGGCTGGCTCGCCCTCTAGGGGCAACATGAGTGACAGTAGCGACAGTAGCGACAGTCCCTCCGGTTCTGGTAGCGACATCACCAACAACACTACCACGGTCGGTCGTACCTCCAACTACAACCCCTACGTTCCAGCCCCGACTCCCTCGGAGAAAGCCCCAAGCCCGGCCTCGCGGTATACCAGTACAGCCAAGATGGAGGAGACCTtaagcaccaccaccaccaccacccccagcTTCCTACCCAAAGCGCCCGAGCCCAGTCGACCATGGGTAGGCAAGGTGTCTGAAGAAGTGACCCCCTCCACTGGTGGTGGCTCTCCATACAAACAACAACCACAGTACAACTCGGTGGTGATGGACCCAAAGCCCATGCCTCCCGGTGTGTCTCGGGTTTCTGCCTCTCTCCCCAGGAGCTACATGAGATCGGATAGCGCTCGGCTCACCTCTGTCGTCACTCCACGGCCCTTCGGGAGCCAGTCCACACGCGTCGCATCACTGCCCTGCGCCTACACC gctcCTCAGATGGGTGTCTCTCAGAAACGTGTGAACGGAGAGACGGATGTCACCAAGAAGCCGTTGGCCCCCAGCCGCTATAGCCAGGTCATGACCTCTGAGGACGAGGCGCGCTCCCTCTCCAGCTCCGCCCACagcagtggaggagaggaagaggaagaagaagaggagagggaaaggggtgCGACCCCCACACTTGCCCctaccctggccccttctcaggCCAGGATTCCTTCCCCCGCCCTCCAGACCCCAAAAGTGACCTCCCCAGCCACAGTCAGTCCGTTATCTGCAAAAGACACAAACCAG gagAGCTACGCTGACATGCGGATTAGTCTCAACCAGAAGCCCAACAGCAGCAGAGACTTTGGCTTCCAGACAGAGTGGGACTCCACCGGAGCACACATCACCTCCATCCAACCag GCAGCCCAGCGGAGCTGTGCCAACTGCAGGTGGGCGACGAGGTGCTGTCTGTGAGTGGGCAAAGGGTGGCAGAGATGAGCTACGGCAAGTGGAAGAGCAGCACAGAGCAGGCTCTGCAGCAGGGCAGCCTCACCATGGACATACGCCGCCACGGCAGTAACA ACTGGGACAGAGACCTACCTTCCATGCCATTTAAAAGCCATAAGACCATCAATCTGACCAGTATGGATCATCATCCAACACTTATAGGTTCCACCGACACAACCACCGTTAACGCCGTTAACGCAACCACCAGCTTGGATTTCACCTCTCGGGGATCCATGGAAACCACCAAGGAGGTCACTACCCAACCAATAATT GATGTGGCATCCAATGGAGAGAATGGAGGTTTCCGTGACGAGACagtgaccatgagaaacaaag AACCCATATCCATGAAAAACTTAAAACGGAGGTCAGAGTTTTTTGAACAAG GAGGATCAGAGTCTGCGATATCTGAT aTGCCCGTTGCCTCCATCGCTCCCTCCTCTAACCACTGGTCCTGGGACCCGGAGGAGGAGCGCAGGAGGCAGGAGAAATGGCAAAAGGAGCAGGAGAGAATcctacag GAGAAATACCGTCGTGACCAGGAGAAGCTGGAGGAGGAGTGGCGTCGGGCCCAGCAGGAGGCTGTGACAGAAGGGGGCAGACACCACCAAGAG GAACCGAGAGGCCTGGAGGTGGACAGCAGaaatatcagccccctctcccccCTACGCAAGCCCACCGCGCCCTGGGAGGACAAGGAAGCGCAAgagaaggaaaggaggaggagggaagaggaggaggcacagcgaagacaggaggaggaagagaggaggagagtggaggaggagaggaggagggaggaggaggaggagcgagaGCTGCTGCGTCTTCAGAAGGAGCGGAAGAGCAGGGAGAagcaggaggatgaggagaggagacagagggaagaggagaagctgagatggcagaggaaggaggaggagagggaggaaagtaGGCGCCAGGAGGCTGCGGAACAACAgcacagggagaaagagaaaatgcaggagcagcagcagcagcaatg GGTCGGGGACTTCTATGGCTATGCCAAGGTCCAGCCTGAGATATCCATGGCAgacag GGCAAAGTCGAAATCTACACCAGAGCTGGACGACGTGGAGAAACCAGAGACTAAAG GCTGGTACGGCCGCTCGGGGGGCATGGCCCAGAGGTTACTGGAGGAGGAGTTGAGACGTAAAGCAGACAAAAAGGCCCAGAGTCTCCGGGCTGCGTCCGAGCTGGAGTTGGAGAGGAGAAACATCCTAAACGCCATGAGATACAGAGAGCCAGAAAGAG TGACTAGCAGCGGTGGGCTGGGCGAGATGTTGTGGAGTAAGGGCCAGCAGAGCCTACCCCAGGCGGAGCTGGAGAGGCAGCAGATCCTGCAGGAGATGAAGAAGAAGACCCAGCTGTCCACAGAcaacagctggatacgccagcgCTCCACCACCACCAGCAAGGACCCCACTGCCAGCCCCATCAGGAG AGGCGAGTCTCTGGACAACCTGGACACCGCGCCCCACTCTTCCTGGCGCTCGTCGTGGACACCGGGAAGCACCtcgtccatccccaactacagcAGGCCTCACTCCGCCCTTTCCGGTCTCAACACTACATCCTCCTACAGCGGTGGTGGCTACGGCAGTGGTGGCTACGGCAGTGGTGGCTACAGTGGCGGCGGGGCCGGAAGTCGTCCCGGCTCAGCCACCCTGCCCTCCTCACTCTCCATGAGCTCCCTCAGAGGGGCCGGGGGGAGCAACCCATCTTCCTGGTCCCAGCCAACCCCCTCATCTCTCGCACCCACCCCTTCTCCTGGCCCCGAACCCGAATCACGCCCATTCTCACAGCAACGTAGCAG GTCAGTGAGTGGCAAGAAAATCTGTACGTTCTGTGACACGGTGCTGGGCAAGGGAGCCGCCATGATCATCGAGTCCCTGGGACTCTGCTATCATTTGACCTGTTTCAAG TGCATCGACTGTAAGTCTGACCTGGGAGGATCGGAGGCCGGAGCTGAGGTCAGAATACGTAACCGACAGCTCTACTGTAACTCCTGCTACATGCGATTCAAAA CTGGACAGCCAAACTCCATGTGA
- the LOC121536602 gene encoding LIM domain only protein 7 isoform X8: MAADSNKDSLHYRRSLVIAPKTTTQFNQFLPTKDKPAAYVPAPLRKKRAERHEDSRRSWASPMYTEEDGTFTRLLQKHDVASDGSKSMTDLAVDLKQVRYEELQKIREQVKENEDQWQDDLTKWKNRRKSFNSDIVKKKEERERSTASTGGGSGGLQRSNWSSIGSRLNSLASLDQDVFEDSAPVRRTFPPRSYTIDNPYPYTTVDRLSTTSSSVPPPKEEAPAATTATNRAGSPSRGNMSDSSDSSDSPSGSGSDITNNTTTVGRTSNYNPYVPAPTPSEKAPSPASRYTSTAKMEETLSTTTTTTPSFLPKAPEPSRPWVGKVSEEVTPSTGGGSPYKQQPQYNSVVMDPKPMPPGVSRVSASLPRSYMRSDSARLTSVVTPRPFGSQSTRVASLPCAYTAPQMGVSQKRVNGETDVTKKPLAPSRYSQVMTSEDEARSLSSSAHSSGGEEEEEEEERERGATPTLAPTLAPSQARIPSPALQTPKVTSPATVSPLSAKDTNQESYADMRISLNQKPNSSRDFGFQTEWDSTGAHITSIQPGSPAELCQLQVGDEVLSVSGQRVAEMSYGKWKSSTEQALQQGSLTMDIRRHGSNNWDRDLPSMPFKSHKTINLTSMDHHPTLIGSTDTTTVNAVNATTSLDFTSRGSMETTKEVTTQPIIDVASNGENGGFRDETVTMRNKEPISMKNLKRRSEFFEQGGSESAISDMPVASIAPSSNHWSWDPEEERRRQEKWQKEQERILQEKYRRDQEKLEEEWRRAQQEAVTEGGRHHQEEPRGLEVDSRNISPLSPLRKPTAPWEDKEAQEKERRRREEEEAQRRQEEEERRRVEEERRREEEEERELLRLQKERKSREKQEDEERRQREEEKLRWQRKEEEREESRRQEAAEQQHREKEKMQEQQQQQWVGDFYGYAKVQPEISMADRAKSKSTPELDDVEKPETKGWYGRSGGMAQRLLEEELRRKADKKAQSLRAASELELERRNILNAMRYREPERVTSSGGLGEMLWSKGQQSLPQAELERQQILQEMKKKTQLSTDNSWIRQRSTTTSKDPTASPIRRGESLDNLDTAPHSSWRSSWTPGSTSSIPNYSRPHSALSGLNTTSSYSGGGYGSGGYGSGGYSGGGAGSRPGSATLPSSLSMSSLRGAGGSNPSSWSQPTPSSLAPTPSPGPEPESRPFSQQRSRSVSGKKICTFCDTVLGKGAAMIIESLGLCYHLTCFKCIDCKSDLGGSEAGAEVRIRNRQLYCNSCYMRFKTGQPNSM; the protein is encoded by the exons GACCTCACCAAGTGGAAGAACCGTCGCAAGAGCTTCAACTCTGatattgtgaagaagaaagaggagagggagcggAGCACAGCGAGCACCGGAGGAGGGAGCGGCGGTTTACAGAGGTCCAATTGGAG CTCCATCGGCAGTCGCCTCAACTCCCTCGCCTCCCTGGACCAGGACGTGTTTGAAGACTCCGCCCCGGTCCGCCGCACCTTCCCCCCGAGGAGCTACACCATCGATAACCCCTACCCCTACACCACTGTTGACCGCCTCAGCACCACTAGCTCCTCCGTGCCCCCCCCAAAGGAGGAGGCCCCCGCTGCCACCACGGCAACCAACAGGGCTGGCTCGCCCTCTAGGGGCAACATGAGTGACAGTAGCGACAGTAGCGACAGTCCCTCCGGTTCTGGTAGCGACATCACCAACAACACTACCACGGTCGGTCGTACCTCCAACTACAACCCCTACGTTCCAGCCCCGACTCCCTCGGAGAAAGCCCCAAGCCCGGCCTCGCGGTATACCAGTACAGCCAAGATGGAGGAGACCTtaagcaccaccaccaccaccacccccagcTTCCTACCCAAAGCGCCCGAGCCCAGTCGACCATGGGTAGGCAAGGTGTCTGAAGAAGTGACCCCCTCCACTGGTGGTGGCTCTCCATACAAACAACAACCACAGTACAACTCGGTGGTGATGGACCCAAAGCCCATGCCTCCCGGTGTGTCTCGGGTTTCTGCCTCTCTCCCCAGGAGCTACATGAGATCGGATAGCGCTCGGCTCACCTCTGTCGTCACTCCACGGCCCTTCGGGAGCCAGTCCACACGCGTCGCATCACTGCCCTGCGCCTACACC gctcCTCAGATGGGTGTCTCTCAGAAACGTGTGAACGGAGAGACGGATGTCACCAAGAAGCCGTTGGCCCCCAGCCGCTATAGCCAGGTCATGACCTCTGAGGACGAGGCGCGCTCCCTCTCCAGCTCCGCCCACagcagtggaggagaggaagaggaagaagaagaggagagggaaaggggtgCGACCCCCACACTTGCCCctaccctggccccttctcaggCCAGGATTCCTTCCCCCGCCCTCCAGACCCCAAAAGTGACCTCCCCAGCCACAGTCAGTCCGTTATCTGCAAAAGACACAAACCAG gagAGCTACGCTGACATGCGGATTAGTCTCAACCAGAAGCCCAACAGCAGCAGAGACTTTGGCTTCCAGACAGAGTGGGACTCCACCGGAGCACACATCACCTCCATCCAACCag GCAGCCCAGCGGAGCTGTGCCAACTGCAGGTGGGCGACGAGGTGCTGTCTGTGAGTGGGCAAAGGGTGGCAGAGATGAGCTACGGCAAGTGGAAGAGCAGCACAGAGCAGGCTCTGCAGCAGGGCAGCCTCACCATGGACATACGCCGCCACGGCAGTAACA ACTGGGACAGAGACCTACCTTCCATGCCATTTAAAAGCCATAAGACCATCAATCTGACCAGTATGGATCATCATCCAACACTTATAGGTTCCACCGACACAACCACCGTTAACGCCGTTAACGCAACCACCAGCTTGGATTTCACCTCTCGGGGATCCATGGAAACCACCAAGGAGGTCACTACCCAACCAATAATT GATGTGGCATCCAATGGAGAGAATGGAGGTTTCCGTGACGAGACagtgaccatgagaaacaaag AACCCATATCCATGAAAAACTTAAAACGGAGGTCAGAGTTTTTTGAACAAG GAGGATCAGAGTCTGCGATATCTGAT aTGCCCGTTGCCTCCATCGCTCCCTCCTCTAACCACTGGTCCTGGGACCCGGAGGAGGAGCGCAGGAGGCAGGAGAAATGGCAAAAGGAGCAGGAGAGAATcctacag GAGAAATACCGTCGTGACCAGGAGAAGCTGGAGGAGGAGTGGCGTCGGGCCCAGCAGGAGGCTGTGACAGAAGGGGGCAGACACCACCAAGAG GAACCGAGAGGCCTGGAGGTGGACAGCAGaaatatcagccccctctcccccCTACGCAAGCCCACCGCGCCCTGGGAGGACAAGGAAGCGCAAgagaaggaaaggaggaggagggaagaggaggaggcacagcgaagacaggaggaggaagagaggaggagagtggaggaggagaggaggagggaggaggaggaggagcgagaGCTGCTGCGTCTTCAGAAGGAGCGGAAGAGCAGGGAGAagcaggaggatgaggagaggagacagagggaagaggagaagctgagatggcagaggaaggaggaggagagggaggaaagtaGGCGCCAGGAGGCTGCGGAACAACAgcacagggagaaagagaaaatgcaggagcagcagcagcagcaatg GGTCGGGGACTTCTATGGCTATGCCAAGGTCCAGCCTGAGATATCCATGGCAgacag GGCAAAGTCGAAATCTACACCAGAGCTGGACGACGTGGAGAAACCAGAGACTAAAG GCTGGTACGGCCGCTCGGGGGGCATGGCCCAGAGGTTACTGGAGGAGGAGTTGAGACGTAAAGCAGACAAAAAGGCCCAGAGTCTCCGGGCTGCGTCCGAGCTGGAGTTGGAGAGGAGAAACATCCTAAACGCCATGAGATACAGAGAGCCAGAAAGAG TGACTAGCAGCGGTGGGCTGGGCGAGATGTTGTGGAGTAAGGGCCAGCAGAGCCTACCCCAGGCGGAGCTGGAGAGGCAGCAGATCCTGCAGGAGATGAAGAAGAAGACCCAGCTGTCCACAGAcaacagctggatacgccagcgCTCCACCACCACCAGCAAGGACCCCACTGCCAGCCCCATCAGGAG AGGCGAGTCTCTGGACAACCTGGACACCGCGCCCCACTCTTCCTGGCGCTCGTCGTGGACACCGGGAAGCACCtcgtccatccccaactacagcAGGCCTCACTCCGCCCTTTCCGGTCTCAACACTACATCCTCCTACAGCGGTGGTGGCTACGGCAGTGGTGGCTACGGCAGTGGTGGCTACAGTGGCGGCGGGGCCGGAAGTCGTCCCGGCTCAGCCACCCTGCCCTCCTCACTCTCCATGAGCTCCCTCAGAGGGGCCGGGGGGAGCAACCCATCTTCCTGGTCCCAGCCAACCCCCTCATCTCTCGCACCCACCCCTTCTCCTGGCCCCGAACCCGAATCACGCCCATTCTCACAGCAACGTAGCAG GTCAGTGAGTGGCAAGAAAATCTGTACGTTCTGTGACACGGTGCTGGGCAAGGGAGCCGCCATGATCATCGAGTCCCTGGGACTCTGCTATCATTTGACCTGTTTCAAG TGCATCGACTGTAAGTCTGACCTGGGAGGATCGGAGGCCGGAGCTGAGGTCAGAATACGTAACCGACAGCTCTACTGTAACTCCTGCTACATGCGATTCAAAA CTGGACAGCCAAACTCCATGTGA